A genomic region of Desulfomonile tiedjei contains the following coding sequences:
- a CDS encoding HAMP domain-containing protein, translated as MKKAVPMEQEKRKRRRELYVALVAAILIAIIFLVESEIARSAEEIPFAGHLLLFGLLSVVTLLLILVIFFLIRNLFKMLFERRQRVLGSKLKTRLTLAFVALTLVPTVVLFIASASVLHTTIESWFTAQVEDSLQSSLVVAQAYYQNASDKVVGAGSRAASLIASSALLDPPRRDDLKVSMETWRAADGLSGLYIYFRDSAPPLFAKDPALKEVALPAPVSSFLKIGFQGEKTSQIIPLEGGGDVIRGIFPVVAGDNGPVQAALVADYYIPRSLAARLFAISNAFGDYQEAKRMKGPVKTIYVLILLMVALLVIFIGFWFGMSIARDITDPILGLAEGTGKIAAGDLDVYVEPVGDDELSVLVRSFNQMAADLRKNREELVRMNLDLESRRKYMETVLKNVAAGVMALDSEKTVTAINNSAKRLLGISETDPVGRPLHEILPEESETPISEVLESLQDSDAEALERQIALSFPEKSLSLLCYANSLRDDESHDLGVVLVFEDMTHLIKAQRMAAWREVARRIAHEIKNPLTPIQLNAQRIRRKYMEVLKPDTAVLDTCTRAIVDQVEQLKHMVNEFSQFARMPAANPVPNDLNMLVGEVVELYRQGHLKTGFSFFPDQSVPIFDLDKEQMKRAMVNLLDNAVRASGTDGRVFVRTAYDPELSIASIEVADNGSGIAPSDRDRLFEPYFSRTPGGTGLGLTIVSTIVSDHNGFIRVKDNPGGGARFLIELPVRKR; from the coding sequence GTGAAGAAAGCTGTTCCCATGGAGCAAGAAAAGAGAAAGCGGCGAAGAGAGCTGTATGTGGCACTCGTGGCCGCAATTCTCATAGCGATTATATTCCTTGTAGAATCGGAGATCGCTCGTTCAGCGGAAGAAATACCTTTTGCCGGGCACCTGTTGCTTTTCGGCCTGCTCTCCGTGGTGACCCTCCTGCTCATTCTCGTGATCTTCTTTTTGATCCGCAACCTCTTCAAAATGTTGTTCGAGCGCCGGCAAAGGGTGCTGGGCTCAAAGCTGAAAACGCGTCTTACCCTGGCGTTCGTGGCCTTGACCTTGGTCCCGACCGTGGTGCTGTTCATAGCCAGCGCCAGCGTCCTGCACACGACGATCGAGAGCTGGTTTACGGCTCAGGTGGAGGACTCGCTCCAATCTTCCCTGGTAGTTGCCCAGGCCTATTATCAGAACGCTTCGGACAAAGTGGTCGGTGCGGGTTCCAGGGCCGCGTCACTAATTGCCTCCAGTGCCCTCCTCGATCCGCCTCGTCGAGACGACTTAAAGGTGTCAATGGAAACGTGGAGAGCCGCGGACGGTCTAAGCGGCTTGTACATTTATTTCCGGGATTCCGCCCCCCCTCTGTTTGCGAAGGACCCGGCTTTGAAAGAAGTAGCCCTGCCGGCTCCGGTGTCAAGCTTCCTCAAAATAGGGTTCCAGGGTGAAAAGACGTCCCAGATAATACCGCTTGAAGGCGGCGGCGACGTTATCAGAGGCATATTTCCCGTAGTGGCCGGTGACAACGGCCCTGTTCAGGCCGCGTTGGTGGCGGATTATTACATTCCGCGCTCCCTGGCAGCCAGGCTCTTTGCCATTTCCAACGCTTTCGGCGATTACCAGGAAGCCAAACGGATGAAAGGGCCGGTGAAGACCATCTACGTCCTTATACTGCTCATGGTGGCTCTGCTGGTAATTTTCATCGGGTTCTGGTTCGGTATGTCCATCGCCAGAGACATTACCGACCCCATACTGGGGCTTGCGGAGGGGACCGGCAAGATCGCGGCCGGAGACCTCGATGTGTACGTAGAGCCCGTGGGGGACGACGAATTAAGTGTGCTTGTGCGATCGTTCAATCAGATGGCCGCTGATTTGCGAAAGAACCGCGAGGAACTGGTCAGGATGAACCTTGACCTTGAGAGCCGCCGCAAGTACATGGAAACAGTATTGAAAAACGTCGCGGCCGGGGTCATGGCGTTGGATTCGGAAAAGACCGTGACAGCGATCAATAATTCAGCCAAACGTCTACTCGGTATTTCCGAGACAGATCCTGTCGGGCGGCCGTTGCACGAAATCCTTCCCGAGGAGTCCGAGACACCCATTTCCGAGGTCCTCGAAAGCCTGCAAGACTCCGACGCTGAAGCCCTGGAGAGACAGATAGCGCTCTCATTCCCCGAGAAGTCTCTTTCCCTGCTTTGTTACGCCAACAGCCTGCGGGACGACGAATCTCACGATCTGGGAGTCGTGCTGGTTTTCGAGGACATGACGCATTTGATCAAAGCGCAGCGAATGGCTGCCTGGCGCGAAGTGGCACGTAGGATAGCGCATGAGATAAAGAATCCCCTGACACCGATTCAGCTTAATGCTCAGCGCATCCGCCGAAAGTACATGGAAGTGCTCAAACCGGACACCGCAGTGCTCGATACATGCACTCGGGCCATTGTGGATCAGGTCGAGCAGCTCAAGCACATGGTCAACGAGTTCTCGCAGTTCGCTCGAATGCCCGCGGCCAATCCGGTCCCTAACGATCTCAATATGTTGGTCGGCGAGGTTGTGGAACTCTATCGTCAAGGACATCTCAAGACCGGATTCTCTTTCTTCCCCGATCAATCGGTCCCGATTTTCGATCTGGACAAGGAGCAGATGAAGCGAGCAATGGTCAATCTCCTGGACAATGCGGTCAGAGCGTCCGGCACTGACGGCCGGGTGTTCGTGAGAACAGCCTACGACCCCGAGCTTTCCATCGCGTCTATCGAGGTCGCGGACAATGGCTCGGGAATCGCTCCGAGCGACCGAGATCGGTTGTTCGAGCCGTACTTTTCGAGAACACCGGGCGGGACCGGGCTGGGGTTAACCATAGTTAGCACAATCGTTTCGGATCACAATGGCTTCATCAGAGTGAAGGACAATCCCGGAGGCGGGGCTCGATTTCTCATCGAATTGCCGGTCCGGAAGAGATGA
- a CDS encoding metallopeptidase family protein produces MENVEVLVEDFADMETLHSLDLESPWELLGLYVGVPINERSVFSPGYLPDRIYLYRRPILRAAGSLQNVVTTIREVVIHEVGHHFGFDDDELEEMTGQTK; encoded by the coding sequence ATGGAGAACGTCGAGGTCCTGGTGGAGGACTTTGCGGACATGGAGACACTTCACTCCCTGGACCTCGAATCGCCGTGGGAGCTGCTGGGATTATACGTGGGAGTCCCGATTAACGAGCGAAGCGTTTTCAGCCCCGGCTACCTTCCCGACCGTATTTACCTTTACCGGAGGCCCATTCTTCGCGCGGCCGGCAGCCTTCAGAACGTGGTGACTACGATCAGAGAAGTGGTCATCCACGAAGTAGGACACCATTTCGGCTTTGACGATGACGAACTGGAAGAAATGACGGGGCAGACCAAGTGA
- a CDS encoding aminoacyl-tRNA hydrolase: MRGSPSGHQIMIVGLGNPGKNYARHRHNLGFMVVNELAGQTDASWKTNREKSLICDIEIADKRVTLLKPQTFMNLSGKAVAPVLRRLNANPEAMIAIHDDLDLAFGKVRIKVGGGDGGHKGIRSIADSLRFRDFVRVRLGIGRPPAGVAPDEFVLTNFASEEDSTVKDLIEMGSCAVRLILNFGVEQAQNAIHAGRKAACDAAIGS, translated from the coding sequence GTGCGAGGCAGCCCTTCGGGCCACCAAATAATGATAGTAGGACTCGGAAATCCGGGAAAGAATTACGCTCGCCACCGTCACAATCTGGGGTTTATGGTTGTAAACGAATTGGCCGGGCAGACTGATGCCTCATGGAAGACAAACCGGGAAAAGAGCCTGATTTGCGATATTGAAATCGCGGATAAAAGAGTAACGTTGCTCAAACCCCAGACATTCATGAATCTGAGCGGCAAAGCCGTGGCGCCGGTATTGCGTAGGCTGAACGCCAACCCGGAAGCCATGATAGCGATCCATGACGACCTGGATCTCGCTTTCGGCAAGGTCCGTATCAAGGTGGGAGGCGGTGACGGCGGGCATAAAGGTATCCGCTCCATAGCCGACTCGTTGAGGTTTCGGGACTTTGTCAGAGTGAGGCTCGGCATAGGCAGGCCGCCTGCAGGGGTCGCGCCGGATGAGTTTGTGCTCACGAATTTCGCGTCCGAAGAGGATTCGACGGTCAAGGACCTAATAGAAATGGGGTCCTGTGCAGTGCGGCTCATATTGAACTTTGGAGTGGAACAGGCCCAAAATGCGATACACGCCGGCCGGAAGGCCGCTTGTGATGCGGCCATTGGTTCGTAA
- a CDS encoding methyltransferase domain-containing protein, translating to MNDTMVSEDHAPLRRLLRPVVKVLRTAYIQGTTIVKLLPSERAIQLYYKYRRKSYDLQWAMDPGYKKGLRRMIELTVTDDDRVLDVGCGTGSATVVAAGTAKEVVGIDLSPDMIELAEEKVQKKCLENTCLHATSVEDYSPEKPFDKVISSFMIPHVKPHLRPAIYSCMFNFLVPGGTVGLFGSRGEVCDVYETREEIEDNLTRAGFEEIEVYDVYDIYRIALARRPVNQQTAN from the coding sequence ATGAACGATACGATGGTGAGTGAGGATCATGCTCCACTCCGCCGGTTGTTGCGACCAGTGGTCAAGGTCCTGAGAACGGCATATATTCAGGGGACCACCATAGTGAAGTTGCTGCCGTCGGAGAGAGCAATCCAGCTCTATTATAAGTACCGCCGCAAAAGTTACGACCTGCAATGGGCCATGGACCCTGGCTATAAAAAAGGCCTCCGACGCATGATCGAATTGACCGTCACGGATGACGACAGGGTCCTTGACGTCGGTTGCGGCACGGGTTCGGCCACGGTGGTCGCGGCCGGAACCGCGAAGGAAGTCGTTGGTATAGACCTTTCTCCGGACATGATAGAGTTAGCCGAAGAGAAAGTGCAGAAGAAATGCCTGGAAAACACTTGCCTTCACGCCACATCGGTTGAAGACTACAGCCCTGAAAAGCCATTCGACAAGGTTATCAGCTCTTTCATGATTCCCCACGTTAAACCACACCTGCGCCCGGCAATTTATTCCTGTATGTTCAATTTCTTGGTGCCTGGCGGGACGGTGGGATTGTTCGGGTCTCGTGGGGAAGTCTGCGATGTTTACGAGACGCGCGAAGAAATCGAGGACAATCTTACGCGGGCAGGGTTCGAGGAAATTGAGGTGTACGACGTATATGACATCTATCGGATTGCACTGGCTCGCAGACCAGTGAATCAGCAAACCGCGAACTAA
- the had gene encoding 6-hydroxycyclohex-1-ene-1-carbonyl-CoA dehydrogenase produces MVKGPTYDKEAQKVTAPGELQKTEIPVPELGSGEVLVKIAGCGVCHTDMSYFYDGVPTVTKPPLTLGHEISGTVVAAGPGAESWMNKDVIVPAVMPCNSCDICQQGRNNRCLAQKMPGNSLGIYGGFSSHIPVPAQDLCPVNDLKGRPLENYAVIADAATTPYQAAIRADLKAGEPVLITGVTGGVGVYMAQVAKAFGAKPIVGMARNEEKLQRALALGVDYVINSKGKDFKGIQEEFRGIAKQAGAKHNVGWKIFECTGVGAAQDTALGLLGFIGKLIVVGFGMQKNSYSMSRLMAFDAEVIGTWGCLPKYYPKVLEMVQSGKIQIDPLLETRPMSTIAQAFEEAHSGGLTKRIVLTPDF; encoded by the coding sequence ATGGTGAAAGGGCCAACCTATGACAAGGAAGCCCAGAAGGTCACGGCTCCCGGAGAACTACAGAAAACGGAAATCCCGGTTCCCGAATTGGGATCAGGCGAAGTACTGGTCAAAATAGCGGGTTGCGGTGTTTGTCACACAGACATGTCCTATTTCTACGACGGCGTTCCCACGGTGACCAAGCCACCGCTGACTCTCGGGCACGAGATATCAGGAACAGTGGTGGCCGCGGGCCCGGGCGCGGAATCGTGGATGAACAAAGACGTCATCGTGCCTGCTGTAATGCCCTGCAATAGCTGCGACATATGCCAACAGGGACGAAACAATCGCTGCTTAGCCCAGAAAATGCCAGGGAACTCTCTGGGGATTTACGGAGGCTTTTCCAGCCATATTCCCGTCCCCGCGCAGGACCTGTGCCCGGTCAACGACCTGAAGGGACGGCCGTTGGAAAACTACGCGGTAATAGCCGACGCGGCTACCACGCCTTATCAGGCAGCCATAAGGGCGGATCTAAAGGCCGGCGAGCCGGTGTTAATAACCGGCGTGACAGGCGGAGTCGGCGTGTACATGGCACAGGTGGCCAAAGCCTTTGGCGCAAAGCCCATCGTGGGGATGGCCCGCAACGAAGAGAAGCTCCAGAGGGCCCTAGCTCTGGGAGTTGACTACGTGATCAACTCGAAAGGCAAAGACTTTAAAGGCATCCAGGAAGAATTCCGTGGCATAGCAAAGCAAGCCGGCGCCAAACACAACGTAGGGTGGAAGATCTTCGAGTGCACGGGAGTCGGCGCGGCTCAGGACACCGCTTTAGGACTTCTGGGGTTCATAGGCAAGCTAATAGTGGTCGGCTTTGGCATGCAGAAGAACTCTTACAGCATGTCCCGTCTAATGGCTTTTGACGCGGAAGTCATCGGAACGTGGGGGTGTCTGCCGAAGTATTATCCCAAGGTCTTGGAAATGGTGCAATCCGGCAAGATTCAGATCGACCCGTTGTTGGAGACTCGTCCCATGTCCACCATAGCCCAGGCCTTTGAAGAGGCCCACAGCGGCGGCTTGACGAAACGGATCGTGCTGACGCCGGATTTTTAG